One Bacteroidota bacterium genomic window, GTCCGGCGGGTTCGAAGTTGCGGCCTCGATGCGGCGGATGATCGACAGCCTTGACATGTCGCAAAAGAACGCCGCATTTCTCATCGATGAGGCCGAGCAGAGGGGGATGGAAGTCTCGGAAGCGAAGTTCAAGCTCCGCGAGGCCCGCCAGGCGCGGCTGCAATCGCGCACGATGGTCCATTCGGTCGACGAGCAGAGGTTCCGGGGCGTGGTGGAGAAAGGGCTCGTTGCGGCCGCAGTCGTCGCGGGCGACGGGCGGCAGGCGATCGACGAGTATTATTTCCGCCGGTGGGGGTTGGGCGTCGCGACTCTCATCATTACCATTGTCGGGGTCTCGCTCTATCTGTTGATCAAACGGATCGAGCGCCGGCAGGAACGCGCGCAGAAACCATCGTAAGACGACACTGAACATCATGGACATCGGACACCTCAGCATACTCGCAGCATTTCTGACCAGCCTGGGCGCGGCGTACTCTTACTTCACAGCCGGCGGAGGGCGCGGCCGCGCCTCCGGAGCGGGTCAACTCCCCCGCCGCCTCTACTGGGCGATGACGTTCGCCGTCCTGATCGCCTCCGGGACGCTCATGGCGATTCTGCTGACTCATCAATTCCAGTATTCGTACGCAGCCCGGTACAGCTCACAGTCGCTCCCCCTTCTCTACACGATCTCCGCCTTCTGGGCGGGCCAGGAGGGGACGTTCCTCCTCTGGGCTCTCCTCGTATCGCTGATGGGAGTTTTCTACATGCACGGTTCGGGGAAAAATGACGCGACGGGGATGGCCGTGGTGAGCGCCTTCTCGGGGTTCCTGTTCCTGCTGATGCTGGTCAAGAGCCCGTTCGAAATCTCACAGCAGATCCCTGCAGACGGGGCGGGGTTGAACCCGCTGTTGCAGGATCCCTGGATGGCGATCCATCCCCCCATTCTGTTCATCGGATACGCGGCCGCGCTTTTTCCCTTCGCAATGGTGGTCTCCGCTCTCCGCCGCCGCCGGTACGAGGAGTGGTTCGAGTCGGGGTTCGCCTGGACTCTCTTTGCCGCGGGGACGCTCGGGGCGGGAATCATCATCGGCGGGTTCTGGGCATATAAAGTCCTCGGATGGGGGGGCTACTGGGGATGGGATCCGGTCGAGAATTCATCGCTCGTCCCCTGGCTCATACTCCTCGCTCTCATTCACGGGCTCGTCGTTCAAAAGACGAAGGGGGCGCTCGTCCGAACAAACATGGCACTGGCTCTCGTTTCATTCATCCTGGTTCTCTATGCGACCTTCCTGACCCGGAGCGGCGTTCTGACCGACTTTTCGGTGCACTCCTTCGTCGATCTGGGGATCAGCAATTACCTGATCGGCGTCCAGGTCGCGGCGGTGTTCGTCGGGCTCGGGCTGTTCGCGTCCCGGTTTCGCGAGATCCGCTCGCCCGGCCTGGAATTCTCCGGGGTGAACCGCGACCTTGCGATGGTCGTCTCGATCTTCGTCCTTTGCCTCGGCGCGCTGTTTACCTTCGCCGGAATGTCCTCTCCGATCCTGACCGGACTTCTTGGCAAAGCCTCCCAGGTCGACACCTCATTTTACAATAAGGTCAACCTCCCCGTCGGGATCGGGATCGCGCTGCTGCTCGGCGTCACCCCGTTTCTCGGATGGTCGAATGAGGCCAACGCGTCGCTCCTTCGAAGGCTCTCTCTGCCCCTCGCTCTGACAGTCCTTTCATGCTGCATCGCCTACGTCGGCGGCGTGACCTCGGCCCTTCTGCTTCTCTTCGTCGGTTCCGCATCATTCGGAGTGATCAGCAACGCGGTCGTGGCCTTCCGCCAGTACAAATCGGGATGGATGACCCTGGGAGGGCCCGTCGGCCATATCGGAGTCG contains:
- the ccsA gene encoding cytochrome c biogenesis protein CcsA, with amino-acid sequence MDIGHLSILAAFLTSLGAAYSYFTAGGGRGRASGAGQLPRRLYWAMTFAVLIASGTLMAILLTHQFQYSYAARYSSQSLPLLYTISAFWAGQEGTFLLWALLVSLMGVFYMHGSGKNDATGMAVVSAFSGFLFLLMLVKSPFEISQQIPADGAGLNPLLQDPWMAIHPPILFIGYAAALFPFAMVVSALRRRRYEEWFESGFAWTLFAAGTLGAGIIIGGFWAYKVLGWGGYWGWDPVENSSLVPWLILLALIHGLVVQKTKGALVRTNMALALVSFILVLYATFLTRSGVLTDFSVHSFVDLGISNYLIGVQVAAVFVGLGLFASRFREIRSPGLEFSGVNRDLAMVVSIFVLCLGALFTFAGMSSPILTGLLGKASQVDTSFYNKVNLPVGIGIALLLGVTPFLGWSNEANASLLRRLSLPLALTVLSCCIAYVGGVTSALLLLFVGSASFGVISNAVVAFRQYKSGWMTLGGPVGHIGVGLLLIGIVGSGEFDERTQISLKAGEPQSVFGYQLTFQGASGNTAERQFMQIDVSDGRSSYRAAPRLYFSEYNQSLMREPDIKVYPLKDLYISPLEMRSPAAAPSHHPLYDITKGETKEIAGYRIKFSGFDMSQHGDAGSMAVGALLEIERGGKVAQVTPRLLFDPNGERKLIPADLPPADYRSMGASRPQVALSAISVEEKKVGLEILGIDEKPASAAPDELIVEVSTKPLMMVVWTGVILILAGTAMAFKRRLAPG